The sequence TTTTGTTATTTTTGATTGTCACAACGTAATATTTGATTTCACAGAATAGCTGAGTTTTTATTTTTTGAAACTGATATAATTAAATAGGCTTCTTTTTATTTTACTAAAGCAGGTGACTTATGAAAAAAGATACCATAATTATCGCTAACGAACGAGAGGGTTTTACACTGATTGAAGTGCTTACGGTTATTGTTATTATAGGCATTTTGGCAGTTATTGCTATTCCGCAGTTTGCAAGTTACAGGATTAGCGCCTTTAATTCTGCAGCTCAAAGTGATTTGAGAAATGCCAAATCACACCTTGAGGCTTATTATTTAGAGCATGGAACGTATCCCGCCGATTAAAGTATGAACCAATCTCACACTTACGAAGTGTGAGAATATCAATAGTGGATATTAAGCACTTATAGTAAAAATATCTGGCTCTATTTTAGCGATTCCTCAATTTTTTTGGGTTCATTCTTCCCCTAAGGCAGGGGAAGGAACTGGTTTCTCCCTCTAAATTAGGGGAAGATCGAGAGGGGGTATTTCTTTGTTATATCAAATATATCTGCGTACCTGCTTATTAAAATATACAAAAGTACATTAAGCGAATATTGACAAAACATCAGCATAGTTTATACTTTTAAGTGTAAACTGTATGAGGATTAAAACTATGGAAGCTACTGCTAAAGATTTGAGATTTTACTCAAAAGAACTTTTGGAAACAGTAAAAAGGGGTGAAGAAATTACCATTACATATAGAGGAAAACCATGTGCAAAGCTGGTTAAGTTTGAAAAACCAAAACAAACAAACAGTGGAAATGAGCTTTTTGGAATTTGGAAAGATAACGATAAAGTAAAAAATGTTGAAAACTACGTAAGAAATTTAAGAAAAGGTAGATTTTAATGCTTGTGGATACTGATGTAATTATTTGGTATTTGAGAGGAAACACCCGGGCATATGATTTAATAGAAAGTTTGGATAATTTTTTTATTTCTTCAATAACTTATATGGAACTGGTTCAGGGAATGAGAAACAAAAAAGAGCTTAATCTTTTTAGAAAAAGTCTGCATAACTGGGGCACAGAAATAATATATATAACTGAAGAAATTTCAGCGAAAGCTGTATTTTTTATTGAAGAATTCTATCTAAGTAACTCAGTTGAAATTGCTGACTCTTTAATAGCATCAACCGCCATTGTATATGGTTTACCTCTTATAACCGGTAATGATGAACATTACAAACCGTTGAAAAATTTGCAGATTAAAGTATTCAGACCTGATGAATAAAGTATAGCTTTAAACCTTATTCATAGGGCCAGCTGCGATGGAAAATTGGCGGGAGTGTGTAGGAATCGAACTTAGCGTAAAGTGTTATAAATAAAGAGAAAAAAGTATAAGTGATTATGGTTGTGATTATTTTTAAAAGTCACTTTATAATCATTTATAACAGATTATAATTAAAATTTATCACACTTTTATCACTTAAATCTAATTAAAAAAAAGTTAACTGCCCAGAGGCCAAAATTAATACAAAGAAAGTTTATGTTTTGTTTTCATAAATAACGATAAGCTATTTAAAATAGAATACTTTTAAGATAAAAAATAAAGGTTGCGTGTCTTAAAAATAGAGTAAAAATTTTGCTGTAAGTTTGCTTTTGAAATTGTGAAATGCTATACTTAATTCTAAAGGGGGTTTTTGAAGCTTGGTAAAATATTCAGATCTTCTTGGAGAAATAGACGTTAAACATAGATTCCGAGATCCTATATATGGTTTTATCTGGTTAACAGAAGATGAGCTGAAGATTGTGGATTCAGAACTTTTTCAAAGGCTGAGACGTATTCATCAATTAGCTTTAACTAAATATGTTTATCCTGCAGCAGAAAACACAAGATTTCCACATTCTTTGGGTGTTTTACAATCTGCTACTAATATATTTCTTGAGTTGTATCGTAATAACTATAATAGTTTAAATGAGGTGATGGGCGATACTGTAAATCTTTTTAAAGAGTTACGTTTTGCTGCTCTTTTACATGATATTGGACACATGCCCTTTTCTCATGCTACTGAAGATATATTTTTGGATGAAGGTACTACCCATGAAGATGTAAGTAAGCATATTGTATTAGATTATAAACCTTTTTTGAGTATTTTTAAAAAGAATAACATAAAGCCTGAAGTTATAGCAAATCTTTTCAAAGGCAAATTAACAAGTGAGTATAGGATTTTAAAAAAAATTCTTTCTGATTCATTTGATGCTGATAGAGCGGATTACTTGCTACGCGATTCTTATATGTGTGGGGTTAAATATGGGTTATATGATTTCCAAAGATTTATAAGTAGTTTTGATTTTTCAAAGAAGACTAAAGATTTTACCATAAAGTACGGTAATATCCATTCAGTGGAATCGCTTTTGCTAGCTAGGTACTATTATAATATGCAAGTACCTTTTCATAGAACAAGAAAAGGTTACGATATAGTTCTTAAAAAATTTATCGAAAAATATAAAGAAGAGATAGATTGCGGGATTGTTATTGAAGACGGTAAATTAAAAATGGACTTTGAGCAATTTTTCTTTTTTGACGACAATTATGTTTTTGAAATCATTAAAAGGAAGTATAAAGAAGGAGATAAGTTTGCCAAGACTTTAATGCGTGGTGAAAATAAACTTCATGCTGTATTTGATTTAGAAGTAAAAGCAGAAGAAAAAGAATATGCAAATGAATACGGTGAATTTATTCAAGAGTTAAAAGAAAAAGGTTTTAAAGAAAATGAGGATTATTTTAAGTTTAAAGAAACTATAAAAATTCATAAGTTGATTAAACAAAGTGATGAGAAAGAAGAAACGGACTATGTAGTTATTAAAGATGGTAAGGAATATGACTTGCTTGATTTATCTGCAATTTTGAAAAGCTTGAAGGAACCTATTGTAATTTATAGGGTTTACATTGTATCGGAAAAAAAGGGAGAAGCCGAAAAAATATATAAAAACTTAAAAGAACGGCACAAAAAAATAAAGGGAAATCTATAAGGAGGAAATTTATGTCAAATCGTGAATGGCTCTTAGGGTTAATAAAAAGACTTAACGACCTTAATAATGATATCACAAAAATTGTTTTACAAAAAATAACTTTTTTTCTTCAGGAACTAGGTGAACCTTGTCAATATACTTTTGAAGGTTATAAGTATGGACCTTTTAGTCATGGCCTTGCTAGTGAGATTCAATTTTTAGAGCAAGAAGGTTTTATCGATATTGAAGGCAATAGCATCTTATTTAAAGATAACACAGAGCCTATTAGAGAAAAAGATGAAAAATTAGATAATAGATTAACTTTTCTGGAAAAAGAAATTTTTAATTTTGATCATAGTTTCAATAAGATGGAACTATTGGGTACGATGCTTTATTGTAAAATGGCATTAGAGGAGTTAGGTGATGAAACCTGTAAAGATAATGTTTTTAAAGAGTTTAAGAGTTGGAAAGGTGATAAATTCACCGAAGAAGATTTAGAAAATGCATATCAGAAAGTGCAATATTTTTTAAATAAGGGGAAGTCTGAGTTGTAAGATCATAGTTGCAAAAAATTGTGGAAATATTAGTATGGTCAGAAAAACGAGAGAGTTTAGTTTCTTCTGTATATATCCCATTAAAAACTAATTTTCATCGCCCCAGACTTCGGAGATTTTACTTCAATTTTCGTTTCCATTTTTTCAATTAGTTTTTTGTTTGAATTAACAATTTGCTGTTCGGCTTCAATTTCTTTTACGATTAGTTCTTGGACTTGTATAGATGGTAAAGGCACTTGAATTTTGGATAAATAGTTCCAAGAAACTCTTGGTAATTGAGCACCACCAAGCCCTTGTAAAACTTTATCGTTAAAAAGTTTACTTCTTAAATAATAAGTTAAAAAAAATATCTGTTTCTATTTTAACGATTCCTCAATTTTTTTTGGGTTCATTCTTAAATCAAGTACCCTATATACCAGAATTACACTCTGCTAAATCTTCAATGGTTGAAGAAAGTATTTTCAATTTCATTCAAACCTTTTTAGAAGTTCTTTTTTTGCTGTATGCCAGTCTTTTACACTTTCTTCGTTATTTTTAAGTCTGTTCTCAGTCTCAGAAAGAGCTTTTTTATGCCAATTCGGGGACGATAAATTTTCTTCGTTCTTCGAGAGATCTTCCCAAATTGCTTCCATTAATCTGATTTTTTCGTCTTTCGAAAACTCTTCTAAGTTAATATTTTTTTGCATTATACTTACCTTTTCCTTTAATATAGCATCCAGATCAAATTATGTCAAAATTATATGACTTGGCACCCCCCCATTTTTTAAAGCTATGGCAATACGCAGATATTGTTAGTACATAGATAGAGATCCCTCGGCTTCGCTTGCCCTGTTGAATAATAGCTTTGCTATTTGCCTTCGGCATTCAACAGGGCGAGGGATGACAAAATGCTGTCTAGCATCCGCCTTGGGCGGATAAATAGAATGTAAACATATTTACCAGTCTAAAAGACTGGTGCTAGCCGCAGGCATTCTTTCGAACAAAGTGAGAAATCTCTACCATATGAAACGACATAACGAATAAATATACAACTGTGCTTAATATTGGGATATCTTCATGCATGAAAATCCCGATATTTAGATAAAGTATTGTCAAATTGCACAAGTACAAAAATTTTGGGAGGCTGCTAATATATGACCTAATTCTGTCATCCGATTTCTTTGCTCATTAAATAATCACCGTTTTTACCAATTTCTCTTCCATATTTTTTGATAGATATTTGTTACATACTAAAAATGGACAAAGTTGCAAGAGGAATTCCCGAAAGTTGCATGAAATAATTGAATAAATTGATAGAATAAATTTTCACTGGTGCTGGTTTTGCTATCAGAATTTATTGGCTCTCAGTTCCGGAAAGGTGGCTCAATTCATAACGGACACCTGGCTCTATCAAGACGGAATATTCACATTGCAAAGTACAACTGATATAAACTTTGTTGCCAGACAGTTAGGACACAGCTCCCACCAAATGATTTATAAGACTTACGGCAGGATTATTTCGTTAATAAATGGTGAAAAAAATGAGATGGATAAGTTTATCTTTGCGTAGAAATTATCACAATTTTATCACACTGGCTTTTTCTGAAAAGTTAAGTTACTGATAACAAGGATAAATTTGGCGGGAGTGTGTAGGAATCGAACCTACCTCCCGCCTAACAGGCGGGACAGTCGGCTTTGAAGGCCGCGGGGCGCACCAGCTGCCCAACCACTCCCGTAACAAGACCTTTGAATAATGTATTCTTATAAATTTTACCACCCCTTAATCCCCTCCTAACTCTTTGATAGGAGGGGAGATAAAACTCCTCCCCTAATTTAGGGGAGGTTGGGTGGGGTACTTATTCAAAGGTCCCGTAATGCAATATGAATATACATATATTAAAAAATTCATCAAGACAAACGAGAATTTGTTTTGGCACCCTCCATTTTTTTGAATAAGCTTAAACGAATAAATTATTAGCATATAAACATAGAAATCTTGGCGTCCTCCCATTTTTTAGAGCTATGACAATATCTGCATATCTGCTTACCCCATCTTAGCCTTCCCCTAAGATAGGGGAAGGAACTGATTTCTCCCATTAATTTATAGGGAGACCGAGAGGGGGTATTTTTTTACTAAATCAAATATATTTGCGTTTCTGCTTATGCAGACCCAGACCTCTCCGCTGCGGTCGAGGTGACATTTCTTTGTGTTTTTTCATTTTTTGAGACATTTGAAGAATGTATTCTTATAAATTTTACCACTCTTTGCGCCCTTCCTAACTGCGCACTTAACGCATTAAGTGCGGTTAAGCGGAATGCTTACTCAAAGGCCTCGGATGTATAATTTTGAAAGGTTGCCAAAATTTGTTTAATTGACAAATCGCCAGATTCTGTCTAAATAATCAAAACGCGAGATTTTTGGATAATGTATTTTTATAAATTTTACCACCCCTTAATCCCCTCCTAACTCTTTGATAGGAGGAGAGAAACTGAACTCACTTAATACTAAAGAGTTTGGATGGCTAAGGGGGTAAAGCTTATAACGGTTCAATTGTTCAAAGTTTTCAAACAAAAACCGGAGGTTTGTTTATGCTGGTTGCTCCTTCTCTTTTAAGTGCCGATTTTGCCAATCTTCAGAAAGAGGTTGAAGCAGTTGATAATGCAGGCGCTGACTGGATTCATTTTGATGTGATGGACGGTCATTTTGTTCCTAATATTACTATCGGCCCTATGGTTGTCAAATCGCTGAGAAAGTATTCAGATAAAATTTTTGATGTGCATCTTATGATAGAAAACCCGGAAAAGTTTGTGAAGGAATTTGCAAATGCCGGTGCAGATTTTATCACAGTGCATCAGGAGGCAACGGTTCATATCCACAGACTCATTACATTGATTAAAAGCCTTGGCTGTAAAGCCGGTGTATCAATCAACCCGGGTACTCCTGTTAGTGTGCTGGAAGAAATTTTGCCGTATATTGATATGGTTCTGATAATGAGTGTTAACCCCGGTTTCGGCGGTCAGAAATTTATCGAAACCTCGGTAGATAAAATAAAGAAGCTTCGGGGTTTAGCGGATAAAGCTAATCCTGAACTGCTTATCCAGGTGGACGGCGGGTTAAGTGGCAAGAACATAAATATGCTGGAAGAAGCCGGTTGTAATGTTGCAGTTGCAGGAAGTTATATATTTGGATCAGATGACTATAAAAAGGCCATAGACTCGCTTAAGTAAATTATTTCAGGTTGTTCAACTCTATAACGATTTCTGATATTTCTTCGTCGGAGAATCCTTTTTCTTTTGCAGCTTCCTCTATAGTACCCCATATCGGCTCACCGCACAAAATGCACCTTATCCCCTTATTTTTTAGATACTGGACGGCTTCATCCTTTATCTCCACCAAATCTTCAATTGTCGTTTCTTTAGTTATCATTTTTTACCCTTTACAGAAAACTTTTTAACTGATCCAGGTTTATTTTCCACAGCTCATCCTGAACTTTTTCATCAAAAGCAATCTGTGCCGGTGCTATGGCTTTTTTATCCATAAAATATGCACCGGAAACCTGTTCAGACTCTTCCGATTCCACTGCATAGAGGATATTGTTTGCACCTTTTTTAACATCGGCTCCGAAAGCACCCCATCCTTCTTTAAGTATTTTTGTATTTATTACGCCGGGATGCAGGCAGTTGACTGTAATTCCGTCGGGGCGGGTAATAGCCGCAAGTTTTTTGGTAAACAGAATGTTGCATAATTTGGACATTGAATAAGCTTCGTAACCGGCGTGCTCTCCACCTTTTTTGACTTCTTCAAGATCAATGTCAGAAGCGTGAGCCATCGAAGCGACATTTACAATTTTCTTCTTTTGGCTGTGCTTTATATTTTCAAGAAGTTTTAATGTGAGCAGAACGGGTGCCAGGTGGTTGACCTGGTATGTTATTTCATATCCATCTGCGGATTTTTTATATTCACTTGAGTATATGCCCGCA comes from Flexistipes sp. and encodes:
- a CDS encoding type IV pilin protein, whose amino-acid sequence is MKKDTIIIANEREGFTLIEVLTVIVIIGILAVIAIPQFASYRISAFNSAAQSDLRNAKSHLEAYYLEHGTYPAD
- a CDS encoding type II toxin-antitoxin system Phd/YefM family antitoxin; the protein is MEATAKDLRFYSKELLETVKRGEEITITYRGKPCAKLVKFEKPKQTNSGNELFGIWKDNDKVKNVENYVRNLRKGRF
- a CDS encoding type II toxin-antitoxin system VapC family toxin, with protein sequence MLVDTDVIIWYLRGNTRAYDLIESLDNFFISSITYMELVQGMRNKKELNLFRKSLHNWGTEIIYITEEISAKAVFFIEEFYLSNSVEIADSLIASTAIVYGLPLITGNDEHYKPLKNLQIKVFRPDE
- a CDS encoding HD domain-containing protein, with the protein product MVKYSDLLGEIDVKHRFRDPIYGFIWLTEDELKIVDSELFQRLRRIHQLALTKYVYPAAENTRFPHSLGVLQSATNIFLELYRNNYNSLNEVMGDTVNLFKELRFAALLHDIGHMPFSHATEDIFLDEGTTHEDVSKHIVLDYKPFLSIFKKNNIKPEVIANLFKGKLTSEYRILKKILSDSFDADRADYLLRDSYMCGVKYGLYDFQRFISSFDFSKKTKDFTIKYGNIHSVESLLLARYYYNMQVPFHRTRKGYDIVLKKFIEKYKEEIDCGIVIEDGKLKMDFEQFFFFDDNYVFEIIKRKYKEGDKFAKTLMRGENKLHAVFDLEVKAEEKEYANEYGEFIQELKEKGFKENEDYFKFKETIKIHKLIKQSDEKEETDYVVIKDGKEYDLLDLSAILKSLKEPIVIYRVYIVSEKKGEAEKIYKNLKERHKKIKGNL
- a CDS encoding addiction module protein, which codes for MQKNINLEEFSKDEKIRLMEAIWEDLSKNEENLSSPNWHKKALSETENRLKNNEESVKDWHTAKKELLKRFE
- the rpe gene encoding ribulose-phosphate 3-epimerase, which gives rise to MLVAPSLLSADFANLQKEVEAVDNAGADWIHFDVMDGHFVPNITIGPMVVKSLRKYSDKIFDVHLMIENPEKFVKEFANAGADFITVHQEATVHIHRLITLIKSLGCKAGVSINPGTPVSVLEEILPYIDMVLIMSVNPGFGGQKFIETSVDKIKKLRGLADKANPELLIQVDGGLSGKNINMLEEAGCNVAVAGSYIFGSDDYKKAIDSLK
- a CDS encoding DUF1858 domain-containing protein, whose translation is MITKETTIEDLVEIKDEAVQYLKNKGIRCILCGEPIWGTIEEAAKEKGFSDEEISEIVIELNNLK
- a CDS encoding SDR family NAD(P)-dependent oxidoreductase — protein: MERKPVILLTGATDGIGKQTAKELAEKDYTLIIHGRNTGKVQDTVIELENINKNSEFYGFVADYANLSDVNKFAEEVKKQFKKLDILINNAGIYSSEYKKSADGYEITYQVNHLAPVLLTLKLLENIKHSQKKKIVNVASMAHASDIDLEEVKKGGEHAGYEAYSMSKLCNILFTKKLAAITRPDGITVNCLHPGVINTKILKEGWGAFGADVKKGANNILYAVESEESEQVSGAYFMDKKAIAPAQIAFDEKVQDELWKINLDQLKSFL